In one window of Helianthus annuus cultivar XRQ/B chromosome 17, HanXRQr2.0-SUNRISE, whole genome shotgun sequence DNA:
- the LOC110923656 gene encoding putative F-box/LRR-repeat protein At5g02930, with product MDSSNGKKNVEEDRLSSLPDDLIYKILAFIGIEYVVQTSVLSSRWRFIWTSMPYLNFSREKIYHPHKFSKFITHFFSSRNNQTKVSSVKLSFHGEDNQDVDVFVQQIMEYAFSHNIQQLNVACLFDKYGVEFPHFLSSSQSLKHLSVTKEHVSATPYLRTYVVKAPSTWEFPALTTLYLHDVHLCCDETTDKCIDLFSKCPNLKSLTIKSCYMGVKVLSICLPLLSNLTLESIRGGVKVFNIVSPQLKNLTMKSDSQYYPRYARDRQYRISAPDLVFLLYRGYDHLQLYTNGFLSLEKADICVSSPKDAHEVLHLLPQLHNVKSLTLNLEIVEQLSSSVELMSHPPSPFANLRSLKIYPTSEHSRVEKHKSGKMSAELKRYLLDASPSAIVTMISREDVRTMKNTRLAQNLTTRLMALLQRVRSDIETIMAKIYEQRKAQVDKVIVADWNVHWCWQILSERIEKREEKPSGVISKLNEILKLLRTLPASNRATIQPSISTLWAEADIVMNLMTDLMKMYFDEKRRHLSVCCHELATTL from the exons ATGGATTCTAGCAATGGGAAAAAGAATGTAGAAGAAGATAGACTAAGCAGCTTGCCGGATGATCTTATCTACAAAATCCTCGCTTTTATTGGCATAGAATATGTTGTTCAAACGAGTGTTTTGTCATCTAGATGGAGGTTTATTTGGACTTCAATGCCTTATCTCAATTTCTCAAGGGAAAAAATCTATCACCCGCACAAGTTCTCCAAATTTATCACACATTTTTTCTCTAGCCGCAATAATCAAACAAAAGTGTCTTCTGTCAAACTTAGTTTTCATGGAGAGGATAATCAGGATGTCGATGTGTTTGTCCAACAGATTATGGAGTATGCATTCTCTCACAATATTCAACAATTGAATGTTGCATGCTTGTTTGACAAATATGGTGTTGAATTCCCTCATTTTCTCTCTAGTTCTCAGTCTCTTAAACATCTTAGTGTGACAAAGGAACACGTCTCAGCTACACCGTACCTTAGAACATATGTGGTTAAAGCACCATCTACTTGGGAGTTCCCAGCCTTAACAACTTTGTACCTCCATGATGTTCATTTGTGTTGTGATGAAACAACTGATAAGTGCATTGATCTTTTCTCCAAGTGTCCCAACTTAAAGAGTCTCACCATAAAAAGCTGCTATATGGGAGTCAAGGTTTTAAGTATTTGTCTTCCTCTACTCTCTAATCTTACACTTGAAAGTATTCGTGGGGGTGTAAAGGTCTTCAATATTGTTTCACCTCAACTCAAAAATCTCACTATGAAAAGCGACTCTCAGTATTATCCAAGGTATGCACGCGACCGTCAATATCGGATATCTGCACCTGACCTTGTGTTCTTGCTTTATAGAGGATATGATCACTTGCAACTTTATACAAATGGTTTCCTTTCTTTGGAGAAGGCAGATATTTGCGTATCCAGTCCAAAAGATGCTCATGAAGTTCTACATCTGCTTCCACAACTTCACAATGTCAAGTCTCTTACACTTAACTTGGAAATTGTTGAG CAACTTTCTTCATCCGTGGAATTAATGTCACATCCACCTTCTCCATTTGCGAACTTAAGGAGTTTAAAGATATATCCAACAAGTGAACATTCGAGGGTGGAAAAACACAAAAGCGGAAAGATGTCTGCAGAACTCAAACGCTATCTCTTAGATGCTTCTCCAAGTGCCATCGTCACAATGATTTCACGTGAG GATGTTAGAACTATGAAAAACACCAGGTTGGCACAAAATCTTACTACAAGGTTAATGGCGTTGCTACAGCGGGTGAGATCTGACATAGAGACCATAATGGCAAAGATTTATGAACAAAGGAAGGCGCAAGTTGATAAAGTTATCGTTGCCGATTGGAATGTCCATTGGTGTTGGCAAATTTTGAGCGAGCGGATTGAGAAAAGGGAAGAAAAGCCTTCTGGCGTCATTTCAAAGTTGAACGAGATTTTAAAATTACTGAGAACGTTGCCTGCATCGAACAGGGCTACCATTCAACCATCAATTTCTACTTTGTGGGCAGAGGCTGACATTGTTATGAATCTAATGACTGATTTAATGAAGATGTATTTTGACGAGAAGCGAAGACATTTAAGTGTGTGCTGCCATGAACTTGCTACAACATTGTAG